Proteins encoded together in one Streptomyces sp. TLI_171 window:
- the holA gene encoding DNA polymerase III subunit delta has product MARKSAPDDLLAPLTVAVGQEELLLDRAVAEVVSAARAADPDTDVRDVAPGALQAGQLAELTTPSLFAEQKVIVVRAAQDLAADAVKEIKAYLDSPVEEVIMVLVHAGGAKGKGLLDAAKKAGAREVQCAKLTKASEKLAFIRGEFRTLGRAASPEACQALLDSLGSDLRELAAACSQLTADIEGPIDETAVAKYYSGRAEATGFEVADLAVTGRAAEALERLRWALAVGQPPTGITYALASGVRSIGRLASAGRNMRPADLARELGMPPWKVDRVRQQMRGWTGDGVAAALIAVAEADAAVKGGSDDPAYALERAVVAVARASRAGSRPY; this is encoded by the coding sequence ATGGCCAGGAAGAGTGCACCCGACGACCTGCTCGCCCCGCTGACCGTTGCGGTCGGCCAGGAGGAGTTGCTGCTCGACCGCGCAGTTGCCGAGGTGGTGAGCGCGGCGCGGGCGGCGGACCCGGATACCGACGTCCGGGACGTCGCCCCCGGCGCGCTGCAGGCGGGCCAACTGGCCGAACTCACCACGCCTTCGCTCTTCGCGGAGCAGAAGGTCATCGTGGTCCGGGCGGCCCAGGACCTCGCGGCCGACGCGGTCAAGGAGATCAAGGCCTACCTGGACTCGCCCGTCGAAGAAGTGATCATGGTGCTGGTGCACGCCGGCGGCGCCAAGGGAAAGGGCCTGCTGGACGCGGCGAAGAAGGCGGGGGCACGGGAAGTCCAGTGCGCCAAGCTCACCAAGGCGAGCGAGAAGTTGGCGTTCATCCGCGGCGAGTTCCGCACCCTCGGCCGGGCTGCCAGCCCCGAGGCGTGCCAGGCCCTGCTGGACTCCCTCGGCAGTGACCTGAGGGAACTGGCTGCCGCGTGCAGCCAGTTGACGGCGGACATCGAGGGCCCGATCGACGAGACGGCGGTCGCCAAGTACTACAGCGGGCGGGCCGAGGCGACCGGCTTCGAGGTGGCCGACCTCGCCGTCACCGGCCGGGCCGCCGAGGCGCTGGAGCGGCTGCGCTGGGCACTGGCCGTCGGCCAGCCGCCGACGGGTATCACCTACGCCCTCGCGTCCGGCGTCCGCAGCATCGGCCGGCTCGCCAGTGCAGGCCGAAACATGCGGCCAGCCGACCTCGCGCGCGAACTCGGCATGCCGCCGTGGAAGGTGGACCGGGTCCGCCAGCAGATGCGCGGCTGGACGGGAGACGGCGTGGCCGCCGCCCTGATCGCAGTCGCCGAGGCCGACGCCGCGGTGAAGGGCGGC